TTCATGAAATAAGGATCTAACTTTCTAAAGAAACATGGTAATTTTCAGCGTTTTAGAAGTGTTCTGCCAGAGAGTGGTTTACGGTTTTCAGAGTACATTCAATCAAAAAaccttattaaattatgaaaggCTTTACTTTGTTAGTCATTTGTTTTTACTAGTTTCTAAACAATCCCAGTAATTCGACTCTTTCTGGTTTTAATATTGTCGGATTAATGATACTCTATGCATTAGCACATTTGGGCCTACTTAATTGTTTTCGGTTGATCTGCACTTATTTTGCAGTTTTGCCATATTTTTTTGCCTCGTATCTTAGCCACGAAGCCGCTTTCAAAAATTTCCTCGAACGGTTGTTTAATTTGCCTTTATGAACGATCTTTGGAGTTTGAcatagatagaaaaaatttgccCCTTCTAATGGTTATTTGCCTGTTCTTTAACATTTTATcatgtcgaaaaaaatttactctttcTGGGATATTTTGAGTAGCGATATAATACTTTCAAACGTGTCATATTGTTAAAATTGAGACGGTTTTAGTGGTCAGGTGTGGGATCTCGAAACTGTGTATAACGAAAGAAGTTTGttatgaatgaataaattgacTTTTTCCCTCAATTTCAAACGacattaaatttttggtatacCAAATTCAATtggttaatattaaaaacaagataagaaagaaaaacttacaataattttgtattattaggTGAAAAAAGCGTAATTGTCTCATCATTTAATAAACCTTTACACACCATACGATCAAACAAGGATTGCGATAAGACTTCacataaaaattgattcttctctttaaatttatattttaatttatttgtggtCCGTAACATATTTGTGGGTTCATGAATTTGTTGTGTATCAAAGAACATATTTTGTGTTGTCGTTTTATGTAAGAACATTTCTTCATCATTCATTGAATTATGAACATCAATGTCAACTTGTACTAAACATGCTTCAAATATATCATGTAAATTATCACATATTACATCGATACACAGATCTTGTAAACTGTTTGGTGATTCAAGCATCTTTtagatttcaatatttttttttaatattccatatttgtatacaaaaattaattttttatttttttaaaacacaaatcacttttaaaaagctagtttttttataatattattcttgAGTTTTTATGATAGGTATCTGTACTTCTCTTATGAACTAACTGTCAAATATACATTTGACAGTAGAACCCCATCCCATGATATACGACTAAGACTACGGCAGTAGAGAATATTAGAACAATGCATGCAACaatgaaatattatgtattttatcagTGAAACTGTTGTTTTTGTTCTAGAGGGCACAAACTGAttagccttttttgtttttatctgtaaataatattttaatttgaataaataaattttataatctaaaataaatattaattcattaaattcttgttttatttttgttttcaattcagttttggatttaatttttttgaaacgattaatacaattatgataaatttattagatattcGTAATTGTTgctataaaaactaaaacattttaacgaattcaaatatttttctttaatttacttGATAATACCCGTTGAAATATAAACAATgttttctgaatattttttaatcaataataattttttacgataagcgatctaactttatttaaaaattcaacattttttagatGCAAAAAAGTGataatacaaaaactaaaaatgaggCTAATTTCGACTAAAGCCTCAAAACTAGTTTAGTTGATATTATAGTatcaaattacaattttttttaaattataattttcataaaattgaaaaccttATTCAATGAGAAGGTTTTTGGTTCGAATTTAAATAAcgtcattaatattatttttaaataatatcaataaataaaattataggtaTGTGAGTTTTCTAtacaacctctatatacagTATTTTGTATATACAGCATGGAGGttacaaattatacaaattttcagcgatcgttctccttctttattaTAGCCTTCATGATATACAGTGTAGTAAGTAAATTACGCTAATTTTATCTATGGTAATACATAAAAGCTTTCTATGCAGTATGCAGTATGTTTAAAcgaattaaacttaaaaacaagtgaaaacagaattaaacttaaaaacaagtgttgatgacgcattcgtttattttttgacgtcacgtaaataaagaaagatatccactcttaaatagccacacacacataactgatattctcatattaatacatactataaaatttgcacctaattagcgccctcgtgggtaaacagtgatgcttacaaaaaaatgtttaaaacaaaagttgtttatttttttataaggaacattttttatacttaaatttttgttctatctctaacggtttgcaagatgagtcctacggacccaagacccaattaacctatgttgctcatttacgaactagacctcactttttacgtcttaagcacgctataagctatttcagcttgatatttcttttcggttttgagttatcgtgcttacggacagacagacggaaagacaaccggaaatggactaattaggtccatttatttgtttacccacgagggcgctaattaggtgcaaatttatagtatgtattaatatgggaatatcagttatgtgtgtgtggctatttaagagtgaatatctttctttatttacgtgacgtcaagaAACAAATGAtagtagtatgtattatatgggaaagtgaatatcagttaagtatgtgtgacatgtatgtatgtgtaatgtgacagtgtaatcaacactgtctatacatggtatttcaataattaactcagtcaattgtttgttttcacttgttaatttaatttttaagtattttataggCAATATCTCTCGAACAGGTACGTGAGTTTTCTGTTgcggaaaataaagattttaggTTACTCTAACAAATACCGGAATATCAGCCAAGCAACTGGGGACCTTACGTCTGAGCGGAGATCCaaacatgcaaaaaaaattttttttgcaacgaACAGTACGTGGCTGATGTTTTATCAGAATGTTAACAGagatgttaaaaatagtttaccAAAACATCGGCCAGGTAACGGGGAACCGTAAGTCTGAATGGAGAGCcaaacatgcaaaaaaaaattttcatttttttttttttcaataatttattaaggttttggagaaatttatatgaaaacatatcatccatctaccgttttcccatctAATGTTatatatgcctacttttgaagtcatttatttattaaaataaacgggCAACCCcccataaaattttctgaattgatttagacttagttcaacttcatatgaaaaaaaccaagccttttatccaaaattgtcccggcgctcgtacatccttaatttaaatgtttaaaaaaaatttttctcgtttCCTTTAATGCTTAAAATATTAACCAATAATATTGTGGTAATAAAGATAAAATGGAATAAATTCTTTCGAATTCGAATTACAAAACTGTTTGATGATTCGGTTTCATATAGTTTGACGTCcaatcatattttataagtatGACCCTATTCATGTTACAGGTAGGTATTGTTGTTGAAAGTTGGATTCGTTTTCAATTGTTgggaaatatagaaataaaaaaaatggaaactgACTTCAATAGACAACTTAATTGGccaacaaaatatcaaaatttgcaGTAAGTTCGTATACAGGGGTGGAGACATCTGCCCCATCTTTCCCTTCCCTCAATACACTGATCGAAACtgctttcttaaatcattataaataaaaatataattagtgaAATATGAAATTGCCAGTTTCCTAAAGAATTGAACTCACGCATACAGGGTGCAGAAAGGTACCGAAACAGCAGGTCAAACTCGAAAAATAGTGATTACAGCAAAAAAGTTTCTGGCGCTCTTCTGATTTtgggcaaaaatattttttttgtaattttgaatatattcacGAGGTTTAAATCCAAGCCTTTTTTATTTCAGCGTATTTATAGAGTACATATacaccaaaaattgatttttttgacattttacttagtttttaaataaaagaagtaTTATTGATGACTGAAGTAAAAACTGATTTCCAAATTAGATTTTCTGTTAAATGATTACAAATTAACGTAATTAAAAACTAtccaagtttttaaaattataaataatgtatgtcaattttcgatttgttttgtatttttttttattttatgctaaagaatattaaataattaaatcaaatatttaaatttacgaATTACGTACCTAGTGCATTCAAGTATTGGAAGTTTGTACTAACAACGAGGTATAACAAAAGATAGATAGATATGAAAATGAACTAGACAAACaaggatattttattaaaaatttttatatgcgcATGTGTCATTTTCTTTTCTAGTTACATTTGATAATCAACCCGTTGACAATGCGTGAGGATAATACGGAGTGTGTTGTGTAATTTCATGAGCATGTATAAATTGTTCTTTGAGCCTTCCTTCTCACATGCTTGAGATAACcttcaattgatttttcaaaaatacatttcCTTTAACAGTATATTTTAAGTGTGTGAGCATAAAATTGTGTGACAATGTCGTGGTTATTTGGATATAATCGTAATAATCCGTCGGATTTGTCAAATTTTGGATTACAAGTACCCCCTGGAACCGGTGGTGGAGGTGGTAGTGATCAAGGAGGACAAAATCCTCCAGAAATGACAAGTTCACAACGTAGAGCTATGGAGGCATATCGTTTTGATTCATCAGCTTTAGAACGAGCTGCAGCCGCAGCTAAAGAACTCGAAAAATCTAGTAAGTTCTAAAATATATTGCATCATTCAAGATTTTTTCCTAACTTATTACGCAAGCAAACGGGCTTCGCTGTATTTTATATGGGACATTCGGCACTTATTCAGTTAATTTCGTAagaggaaataattttttctgcattcaaaaataatttgttacaaaatcTATTTCGTTTCATAAGCAACCGTTTACGAGCTGGATATTTTATATCTCTTTGGTTCATTATAAGATGTTGATATTTTGAATACAGAATCTGAAAATCCGagatttaaatatcaaattgtaTTGATGAATGCATTTAGAACACTTGAAGAAAAGCTGGATTAAATCTATTTGAGATCTCGGTTTCAAAAATTACCGAATGATCTAGGTATAAGAACcctttccaattaaaaaatcacttattgTAGTTTATTCCAATCTCAAACTAAGGAAATTGAGTGACGATTTTCAATTTCTGTAAAGTTTTCTTTGGGAAGATATTTTTGCTGGAATTCTCGTCGTAAGAACTAAACCTGTGCTTACGGTATTCTATGCGCCTTCTCGATAAGTTTTGATGATGAACTCTTAGAATgttgaaaaagaagaaacataaattttgcCATACGTAGCTTAGATTATCacttaagaatttaataattttattgtaattttcattGGAAGGTTTGcaactaatttatataaataggtttttctGGCCCTTATAAAATAGTCATTTATCAATGGCATCGTCATGGTATTTCGTAAAAGGATGAGGAATTGCtgaatttataaacaaacaatttagcTAGCTAACAAAAAGtacttttgaatttattttttgggatagttaaagtaatatttaatataatttttaatcatttcttGTAATTTTAAAGGGCATGCCAAAGAAGCGCTGGAATTGTCAAAAATGCAAGAAGTCACAAAACAACAAGAACTGGtaactaaaacaaaagaatatgAAGCACACATTGCACAAATGCAAGTTGATCAACGTCGAGTTGATGGCGAAGAAAAACGGAAAACATTAGCTGAAGAGGCTAAACAACGTCAACAAATGGCTAATTATCAAGATCAATTGTCTAGAAAACGTTACGAAGATCAATTATTACAACAACAGCGTATGAACGATGAAAATTTACGaaggtaattaaattattaaattctgtTATTTACCACGTTAAGTACTTTACTGTGAACTCTTGATTTTGGTTTATGTATATACAAGGTGTCCCGTGATTTGATGGACATAGCTTAAGAACGtattttttggacaattttaagtcgaaagtacCTTATATACTTTTCTCCAAAACCCAACAGTTAAGGAGTTATGGGCACTATccaatttaaccaataaaataaagacattgttgattaaagcagtttaatgttttattagttaaaaatttttgtattgcttacacatttttaataaaaaaatttggttcaaaattactaataatacgaaaataattaataacaaaaaatcaactcaagaaaattaaaaattttgtatttttcgttaTATATACATGTTgcgaaaaaacgaaaaagtatttcaatccCTCTTTTCTCCCAAGACATACAGCCTCATTTGTAGTAAGTTTTGGatccaaaaaacttttaaagttttcatatttacaaagaaaccaaaaacaatttcgttgttaaaaaatataatttatacatcaATGTGATGTCATGTTTGTTTAAGATTTTCGAAGTAAATCTACGaagtttagaaacattataaAAGAGAAATCACGTAATATTATCAATCAATACAAATTATCAATCTCTAAGGTACCGTTCGCGTATAATAAGATATATTACATAatcttattcaaaataattgaaatatatagcGTAGGAATATttgattatcattaaaatcaGCATATGTTGTTCAGTGGCAGATTTAAGGAAAAAGTCCCAGTGGACAAAATTTCTCTAGGGTCCCTGAAAATAAAGTACCAGACTCCCCTCATCGAATTTTGTGCTCTACTCTCTAGTTTTTATCGAAAGTAAAGGTAACTTAAAGTAATAGGTAAGAAACTAatgtgttgaaaatattttaacacaatttGGATCCTCTGCTTCTTTGCCCATCTTTGCCCATCTGTTAAATTCACCACTGGTgttgttaatttaatataatgatCGTTGCCATAACGCttacaaaaattgcattttcttTCAGGCAAGAAGAATCTGTAGCAAAACAGGAAGCAATGCGTAAAGCAACAATTGAACATGAAATGGATTTAagacataaaaatgaaatgcgAAAATTGGAACATGAGCTACGTGCAAAAGCAAAAATTGATCGTGAAAATCATGATTTAACATTGGAACAAATTCGGTTGAAGGCTGCAGAAAATCGTGTTACAGTCATGGAGAGTATAAAGTAcgatttatttactatttttaatacccTTATCAATAATCAATCAGCATTAGAATACCGACTAGAGAAGAATAACTGGTGATTCTTATTTTACAGAACTGCTGGTTCAGTACTTGGTTCTGGTGTACATGCACTGTTAACAGACTGGGATAAAGTGGTTGCAGCAGCTGGTGGTCTATCATTATTAGCATTGGGTGTATATTCAGCAAAAGGTGGCACAAGTGTTGCTGCACGTTATATAGAATCACGTTTAGGTAAACCATCATTAGTACGTGAAACATCACGATTTACTCTGATTGATGCGCTAAAAAATCCTATGGTTGTTATAAGACGTTGGCGTGAACGAAAACCGGCAGATGCATTAGCTGGTGTAATCTTAAGTCCTAAATTAGAGTCACGTTTACGTGATATAGCAATTGCAACAAGCAATACCAAACATAACAAAGGtttatataggaatattttaatgCATGGACCACCTGGTACTGGAAAAACTATGTTTGCTAAAGTAAGCTTttctgaaaattgttttaaatttaaattaatatttaaaagaaataaaaattttaataataaattttagcgGCTGGCAATGCATTCTGGAATGGACTATGCTATTATGACTGGTGGTGATGTCGCACCAATGGGTCGGGAAGGTGTTACAGCTATTCATAAAGTTTTCGATTGGGCTACCACATCTAGGAAAGGTATgcaattttctgtaatttttaggggataaaaaaaattccgtttTATCGATTgtcgaaaaaaatgatttttgcaaactgttttttaattacctttctattagagaaaaaaaaaaaaaaacaatattcgtccgttttatcaaaaattttccagaaCTCATAAAAGAGAACGACCTGCTTTTGCTTTAGAGAACTTTTTTAAGGCGAAAAATTTGCTATGCAAACCATatttaaaccataaaataatttctagagATGTATTTATCAATGACATCAAATGCTGACGGTGCCTAGCCGAATATTAtgacaatgatttttatttaaatcacaaacaaactttttataattgtttttcaattacaATACCTGTTTacctgttttttttctttaccaaGGAAATGTTTATTGTCTCTGATTTTGGAACACACAAAGTCGTAAAGAAGATTAAAAAATCACAGTCCAGTTTATTTGACGAGTAGATGACTAATACTCGAGTTAGTGCCgaaaatttctaatatatattctgatttcgggctatactataaaaaataaacggtTAATACTCAAATTAACccggtttttgaattttatatcaaaattactctgtatactaagttttatctaAAAAGTCGCTTGCGattgaaaaagttcaaaaatcggcttcatttgatgattgggtgaataatttcgaaaatatcgTACAAAAAGTGATTTCTCGGATCGATTTCAGACaattcttagaaaattattgtCTAATAATCAAATGAACTGGATTTTCTTTGCTATTGAATTTTAACTACCTTTGGAATTGCAGAActgatgcaaatttttttaatttattgactaCCTCACCATTTGCGAGAAGTTGCCTGAAATTCTCATGAGGCAAAATACGAAAATCAAActtatttgatcaaaatttctaccTATGAATGacgtttaaactttaattattaagaattggaaaaaaatcaGTGAAAAGTATGATCAATTATATTGGAAAATTGGGGATAAtcagataattttaaaacttgattCTTGTGGGATCACCTTGATTTAAGTCTTTTTGTGTTCTATTGATGTTGATCATTGATGTCAAATTCAAAAGcagatttgataataaatatttatcttttcaggtttattattatttgtcgatGAAGCGGATGCATTCTTACGTAAACGATCATCTGAACAAATATCTGAAGACTTACGTGCAACATTGAATGCATTTTTATACCGTACAGGTGAACAAAGTCAAAAATTCATGTTAGTATTAGCATCAAATACACCCGAACAATTCGATTGGGCAGTAAATGATCGTTTAGATGAAATGGTTGAATTTGACTTACCTGGTCTAGACGAACGAGAACGTTTAATTCGTTTAtactttgataaatttattttacaaccgGCCACAGAAGGTGCAAGACGATTAAAAGTCGAACAATTCGATTATGGTGCACTATGTTCAGAAATGGCACGACTAACAGAAGGAATGAGCGGTCGTGAAATAGCAAAATTAGGTGTAGCATGGCAAGCAGCTGCTTATGCTTCTGAAGATGGTTTGttaacagaaaaaatgattCGTGAACGTTGTTTAGATGCTATTGAGCAACATAAACAAAAGGTTAATTGGCAATCAGAACAAGAACGTAGAgaatcaaaaacattaaataaatatgaaccaCCTACCACTAAATCATCATCAAAGTCATCTGATTCATCTGATAGTGACACAAGCACCCCAAccatattagtttaaaaataaattaatatttaattctaggCAAGCgattggaaaatatttaaataatgaaatcatagtgggattatttttttattgataatgttACGGTcgaatttattgttaaatgcAATTGTTTTTACTATGCATTGAttcaaatttaaagtataaaattttatggtcCCCTAAATTATTTGATTCTCGGTTCGAAGAACACAATACAAtcatacatttttaaacaaaagatcTGTGTATTTAtctcaatttataaaatgagataaaaaGTGACAAGCAATgtgtgattgaattttaattaatttgaatgcgTTCCATATTATTATGATAGTTGATCGCGATATTCCGTATAAAGCACACACCACacgaatataataaatttaatgagaCGAATAAGTGCTGTGTTTATTTGTGTTTGTAAATaatgaaagttttattatattcattgttatttataaaccgtacttttttataatttttatttgtttataaatacccaaatgtacattattacaaattaataaattgttataatttatggttaataattttgttgttgtattttatctatatttgcaacaaaatatgtaatataaataaacagatTGTTCAATAAGTTAGGGATTTTAAAGCTAAGATGCCAGCACCGCGAGTAAAAAAAGTGTGAGCCATACCCGTTAACATCGGCTGATTTctcattgaatgaaaagacaaaagatacctacttcattttatattttaatatgctGTGCCATATTTGCTCCTATAGTCTTTTACTATAGCCATATTTGCTCCTATAGTCTTTACGTAAACTTTATAGTTTGTGTTcttatttgtacattttatgTACTTAAGCCgcgattttacttttttttgatgTGCCAGAGCAATTTGGTTTTGAGTGTCTAAGGAGTTAGTGAACTTATTAAGCTGCTTTTGCTTGGAGGTGTTCAATGAAACGGGTGGGCATCgggaaatttataataatactagctgacccggcaaacgttgttttgccatgtatattatttctaggaaacattttttttttttaaataaaaataactatctaCTATAACTGTAGATACTATCTACTAACTACTAACTGTATAAATATctactattaataataaaaatcgcgATGgaaaaataggggttgaaaatTCAGGGTTGTATGTATTTTCTAATGctgtatcataataaaataatttagggGTGGACTACCCTTAACATTTAGGGGGATGAAAAATAGATGTCCGATTCTTAGACCTACCCAAtatgcacacaaaatttcatgagaatcggtcaagccgtttcggaGGAGTTTAACCACAAACACCGCGAcacgataattttatttataagatatgGCGAAAAACAATCGtgaatcaattttcatttaaaatcagcGGATGAAACCCTCCCAAATATCTTAAAGAGTAGATATTTTAGTggctacaaaaatttctttagttGTGTTTCTtatagaatgaatttttttgtttggctTGCAAATTAGATTAGATTGATCAAACAATTCGTTGATgcagaatattttcaaaatagacAAGGGTGAATTGAAAAGTTTCAAGccaatatcaaaatatcaaaatgaagTTGTTTAACAGTCGTTTGTTTTAGCCAGTACTGGTACAACGCCGCTCGCTCAACCTTATTGACTATATGGACGCGCCGTTATAATGTATATAAGTACATTTTAAGCGCTTAACCTTGAAATCTGATGGAAAGTTTATATTATGactaataaaaatacacaaactgACTTCAAAGGTTCCCATATGACCCTCGCATCGTGATCGCTTCATCATTAGCTTCGTTTTGCTTATATCCCGAGCCCTCAGCCGAAACCCCTTATATTAACAATCCATTTTTACTTCAGCATACATGTTCTATCCATTCTGCAAAAAGCaggcatttataataaaactacattgaagaagtaaaacaaaatttatacaaagttttcacttaagtttttattcataaaatccgttaatacatattattattatttttttgtcatctattacatataaacaaataaaataatatttttcagttctttattttaaaaacacacaactttttttttattaaatttaaaattaaaatactttttttttttactcaaaaattataagtactaaaatttaatatttattagcaagtaaattatttcaaaataatcatcACAATACACTCAACTTGTAGTGGAATTCGAACCCACTtgtctttttatttcaaaagaaatattacTAAATTCTACGAGATATGTTCCtgtgtttttgtaaataaaattgttgtctttaaaaaaatcttcactttgctaattatacattttttattttaaattttattaatacttgatccttaacttaaaaaattaaactaaatattgcgAACACCACTCAATTTCAAGTACTGCCGACATATTATGTCTTTTAGGCCGgattttctttgtttgtttttttttatacgcaattatttaatagattaaaattgttTACCAAACTTTACATTTTTCAACGGAATTCATTTTAGAACCTTTAGGACAGTTAAAGTCGTTGGCGAAATGTTCAGAATTTGTGAATGGTCCAATTACTCGGAATCTTCCAGGTGAGtgatatctaaaaattaaattttaacgattaattaataattatatatgataaaatttttataaataattacccAGTCGTTATTCTGATTTTCATGGTTTCTGGCCGGTATTTAGAGCACCATGTATTAGCAGCAGATATCCAGAACATCTGTTGTGGGGAATAGTTTAATCCGGGTAATTGCTTTTCTGGACCATTTTGTTCTGCCCAACGGTTGTATGCTAAATATGCTTCTTTAATTCCGCCGTTATCAGCAATGTTTTCACCTTGTGTGTTTACACCAttcaactaattaaaattataaaaaattaattttcatttttatcatgtGTTCACACGtcagtattataataattttttaaacattttttacacattaATAGGCTCCCCctagtgtgatcaaattaactttttgaattttttaattctgagttcggaaaaaaaattgaattaagtaGATAATTATgctacaaattgaagaaactaaaatcgaacattttttgatggtcggaaagggtccaaaaaaaatggtaaagtagcctaatccggtctttcgcgtcagacaccgtcggattgagcta
This genomic interval from Chrysoperla carnea chromosome 1, inChrCarn1.1, whole genome shotgun sequence contains the following:
- the LOC123292804 gene encoding ATPase family AAA domain-containing protein 3A homolog, whose amino-acid sequence is MSWLFGYNRNNPSDLSNFGLQVPPGTGGGGGSDQGGQNPPEMTSSQRRAMEAYRFDSSALERAAAAAKELEKSRHAKEALELSKMQEVTKQQELVTKTKEYEAHIAQMQVDQRRVDGEEKRKTLAEEAKQRQQMANYQDQLSRKRYEDQLLQQQRMNDENLRRQEESVAKQEAMRKATIEHEMDLRHKNEMRKLEHELRAKAKIDRENHDLTLEQIRLKAAENRVTVMESIKTAGSVLGSGVHALLTDWDKVVAAAGGLSLLALGVYSAKGGTSVAARYIESRLGKPSLVRETSRFTLIDALKNPMVVIRRWRERKPADALAGVILSPKLESRLRDIAIATSNTKHNKGLYRNILMHGPPGTGKTMFAKRLAMHSGMDYAIMTGGDVAPMGREGVTAIHKVFDWATTSRKGLLLFVDEADAFLRKRSSEQISEDLRATLNAFLYRTGEQSQKFMLVLASNTPEQFDWAVNDRLDEMVEFDLPGLDERERLIRLYFDKFILQPATEGARRLKVEQFDYGALCSEMARLTEGMSGREIAKLGVAWQAAAYASEDGLLTEKMIRERCLDAIEQHKQKVNWQSEQERRESKTLNKYEPPTTKSSSKSSDSSDSDTSTPTILV